The Cygnus olor isolate bCygOlo1 chromosome 2, bCygOlo1.pri.v2, whole genome shotgun sequence genome contains the following window.
CCTCAGCAGTAGTAGAGAGAATGGTGAAAACGAATCCAGACAGAAAAAAGGTCAGTTGAGCAATGATTAGTTTTGATACAGAAATATAAACGGATTTATGTTCTTTCCTTTGCcctgttttaaatacaaagccTGTGCTTTAAACAAGTGGCTGTCACAAGGGTTTGGCTTCTTGGTTTGTCAGTGACTGTCCATTGTAGAAGCTGctacaaaatgtaatttttttaaatcgCTGTCTGtttgatggttttgttttttttttactggtgCTTGGTATATATATATCGTTATTTAATAGCTGGTCTGTTCTTTCTGTTAAGCCAAAATTTTACTCAGCGAGGAGAATCACAGCAGGAAACTGCAAATGTCACTGGATGAACGATGATACTGgagcaatttaattttcttttcaacatagattttccttttttttgtcagtgttcttatctttaaaatattaacattcaGTGATGTACAATGAAATAGTTCGGTTGGAAGAGACGATCACCTAGCCCTACTGCCTGACCTCTTCTGGGCTAGCCAGAAGtcaaagcatattaatgagaGCGCTATCCAGATGCCCTTGAACACtggcaggcatggggcatcagcCACCTCTGTAGGtagttccagtgtttgaccaccctcacggCACAGAAATTgttcctaatgtccagtctgaagctcccctggcgcagctttgtgccattcccacgTGTCCTGCCAtcaccagcacctccctccccactgcccctcctcagggagctgcagggagcagcgagGTCACCTCTTGGCCTCTTTTTCTCTGAGCTAAGCAAAGCAATATGCTACTGCAAAATTCTAAATTCAGTTTTTGTTAGGATATCCATCCAGAGCTGGTCCAGTCCTCTAGAGGTTGAACCATAATCAATATCTAAACGCTGCTAATTCTTGGAATAGCTGTAGACAAGCAGAAGTGAGCTGTTAAGTTCTCTgccaaacaaaatgaattagTAGTTGCAGAGAAGGATCTTTAACCTGCTGCCTTTGGGGATAGGAGGGGAGGAAAATCCATCTTTTCCCCTAGATGGAATTATTTCAGGAGCTGTAGAGTAAACGAAGGTGACCTGGGGTCTGTCTTTGAGATGCTAGGATTTAAGCGAGTCACTATGACTTTCTCCTATGACTTAGGAGAATCCATGAAACAGGTTAAAAGTACTACCCTCTGCCGTGCGGTGACTTGTGACTGTCAACAGATAGCTCTTAAATGCTGGTTTTATGTGGTACTTTATTTCATGGGTTATTTATCCATTTTAATAACTGGTTTAATGAGCATGTTTAGTTCTTTCATGTGTTAGTATACAATATATAGACTTTACATGTTTTTATATACGTATGTAATAAAAGtattgttttgttgctgttttttaacaGATTCCTGAATGGTGCTTGGATTATTGGCATCCTTCCGAGAAGGCAGTGTATCCTGACTACTTTGCCAAGAGAGAGCAATggaagaagctgcagcaggaaagctgggagaAAGAGGTCAGTGCTTGTTCGATGCCAGGTGAAGCTTCTTTAGCAAGCATTTTGTGTGGCATTTAGCTGTGctcttggaaaatattttaagtgagaATGTTGAATGCCTGCTGTGGTCTTAGGCTCTGCTTTGTTAGAACGCTTTTCAGTGTGAAATGCTGGCTTGACTTAAAATGTGTACACAGATCTGAGTTACAGCTTCCTGAAGGCCATTAAGGGAATTTGAATGGCTGAATTTGGTGGCTGCTGAACCTGCAGCCATCCTTTCAGTTAGTGCAGGGCTGCTGTAGCTGTTTTACTAAAGGTAACTCTGAAGTGGGATGAGAAGAGATGAATGACCAGAGAATTCCTCTTGTTCTGAACGTGTTGTGGATGCacctttaaaaattacttactGCAGACTTCATCATTTGGGAATCCAGACCAATTTCTGGTCAACTTAAATTGAGCTTCAGTTGGCAAAAGTTGATTAtcccaaaataatttttagatttGGTTGTAGAGAACTAGTTGGATTATATGTAACATGTCACTTCTGTCAGAATTAACACAGTGGCAGCCAGCACTTACACTGCTTCAAGAACCATCTGTTGATGACATCTAAAGGGCTGTTGGGGGCATGCAAAAATAGAAGTCTCCTACTGACTTGTATGGGAGTGTTTTAGGACCTGTAATTTAACTGCTGATTTTTCAAAGAAGCGAGAGAATGCAGTTTATTTAGCAATGGCAGACATGAATTATAAGGAAACGATGACCTTTTAAGTAAAAAATGATCTTGTAAACCAGTTTCCCCTCTTAGAAAGTCCTTCTTAATTAGGTAACATGAGCCTGCAGTGATTACTGAGTTTGTAAGTGAATAGTGAGGACAACTGAAGGCATTACTGCTAGTTCCCTCCTGAACTGGGGTCAGCTTCACTGTTTATCTGCACTAAAGCATTATATTTTTGTCCTGTGTTCTAGATGAAGCAGTTAGAAGAAGAAACTCCAAGTGATGGTCCAAAAACTGAAGCCTTGCCTCCTGCTCGTAAGGAAGGGCATCTGCCACCCCTGTGGTGGCAGTTTGTGACAAGGCCCCGCGAAATGCCCATGTGAAAGCGTTACTGCACGCGAGAACTGAAGCGATCCATCCTCTGTAGGCAGTAGGTATGCCAGTGAACATATGCTACTGTCATGCAAAATAAAGCCAAGTaaagtgaaacagaaagcatttttgtgaCGTTCTGGTCTCCTACTACAGCAGGCACACACTTCCAGTTTGTGTGGTGTAGAATAGATGACTGTTAACATCTGTGCTGCATCTCCGCAGCTGTAGGTGGCTGCGGGCAGCTTTGGTGCCCGGGTGCTCAACATCACTGTGGGGTTAGAGCAGTCAGCAGACACAGAGTCTTAACTATtatttggacaaaaaaaaaaaacggttcCCTCTTCCTGCACCTTACCACCCCCCAAAATCTTATTCCTGTGCTTTGCTCATCTACGAACTATGCGGAAATGATACAAACAACAGATAGTTTTTTAATTATGCGTGATTTTGCACATTGCCTCCCAGTCAGCCAACCAGCTgcttttatgttgttgttgttagctCTGAAGCAGAGCAAGAAGTCCCTCCTGCCTCTTACAGACACCAAAGCAGGTCTGACAGCCATTCCCCAACATGATGGCTACTCCACATgccagcattaaaaacaaacaaaaaaaaccacaacacaagaGAACAAGCATTTTGCGCATGTAGATGCAAGTGACTCATGCTCACTAGAAATGGCAGGGATGTGCGTTAAAATTGAGCCTGGCCAACCAGCACATGAGATACAGCCGTAAAGAGACGGGGGGATGAAGCTCTACTCCTCACAACAGGACGGATTTCCAGCCAACGCACCCTGAGTTTTCCTTTAATGTCTTCGTGACAAATGGAAACCCGAGGACAAAAATGAATCTGTCACAGTGGCAAGGAAATAAATTAGGCTGCTGCCTGGTAGCTGCATGGGGGAACAATGCCCTCCCTCTCTACGTTTGCTCCTGAGAAGgctgaacaacagcaacaaaaacgTCTTCAATCACTCGGCGCTGTGTGGGAGCTGGCACTTGTGCTGCGCTTGATAAATTCTGGCTGTAAGCATGTGTGGGGTTGACAGCAACTTTCCTCCTCAGGCAGTGtcatggtttgggctggaataattttctttgtagaggcccctatgatgctgtgtttgggatttttgatgaaaatagcgGTGCCAGCGCACCgctgtttcagttgttgcagggCAGCGCTCCCCCAGAGCCAAGGACTCcccagctcctcgtgctgccctgccagcgaggggctgggggtgccccaggagctggaggggacacagccaggacagctggccccaAATGACCATAGGGATATCCCACACCACGGGGATGCTCAGCAAtggcagctgggggaaaggaggaggcagggggtgctgggagTGGtggcgtttgtcttcccaaggcACTGCTACATGGtgagccctgctgtcctgggggTGGCTGGCACCTGCCAGGCGGTGGGACAGGGTGAAGGgattccttgctttgcttgtaCGTGTGGCTTATGCTTTGTCTCGTAAACTGTCTTTGTCTCCTCCCATGAGTTCTCGCACTTCTACctctctgattctctcccccatcccacctggggagagtgagcgaGCGGCTGGGTGGTGCCCGGCTGTCCACGGGCAGAGGCACAAAGCTGTCGCGTGACCTGTGCTTCCTGGCCAGGTAACAACACAGGGCAGAGAAATATAATCggtttttatttaattggaATTTCCTTTGTCAGCACTGCACCTTCACTCTGTTACTGCCCTTCCACTCTACATCAGCAAAACTatgtgcaattttatttattattaaagcCCTCTTGCTTCTGTAACATGCAGTTAGAGTTCAGCTGGAAGCATTCTTAGAAGTCTGATGAAGGAAACGCTGACATCCAAAGCTCTAGAAGCCGAAAGTCTTTAAGAACCGAAATGCAGAAGTTTTCCAGCAGTTCTTTATTTATAACGTAGGCTTAAGCAACCATTACAATGTAGAAGGGAGACACACTTACAGCAATTATTTATACCAGTTTAGAACAAAAAACTGCACAGGGAGAGGTCAACTCTCAGTACAAACTAGCAACTAAACCACAATAATTTACcattagaaacattttattttttagctgtGACACTGCTTTTACAATatgcaaaaacacaaacaatagAACTATCCAAAGTGTTTTGTCACATTCTTTCTACATTGAATTTGgcaacattttatattaaattttactgATTATACTAACGTTTAAGAACTAAACAAGTGAAAAGCTGTACTCCGGTACAGTTACATCCATTTATTTCAAAGGTTTAAATAACACTTTTAACTATTGAGATTATCTCCTAGCAGTTTTTGTTTATGCAAAAACCATCTCAAAGCCTCATTTGCACAATGCATCAGCTACTGTATCAAGATTGGTGGGCTACACCACAGGCACTACTGTTTAGTATATTCTGTAATAAGGagcttgtttttcaaagaaaggaaggttTAATAGTTTCTAAGAAtcatgccttttttcttttttttttttttttgctttttgcttttaagccataacaaaaaaaaaaggtcagcaACCACAGCAGTGTAAAATGTTATATAGAACACAGCGACTACACAGTTACTAGAAGTTTCACATCCAATGCAGTTATGTATTAAAGCATAAGAGGTTATGTGGGTAAGTCCAAAGCCAACAGAAATCTGCAGAGTATTTGGTGGAAACTAGCCCCTTGTACGTGTTATTTGGTGCATTTTTCACAATCCCAGAGGCACGGGTCTGGGATCCACTCACGAGCGGGTCTGCTGCGGGTGGGCAGACCGCATCCTGCCGGACTGTCCGATCAGAGCACCGGTGGCGCCCTGGGGTCTGCACATTTCTATCAGCTTTAGAAAATGGGTATTGCAGCAATAACTTACTtttactttaaggaaaaaaatccaactctTAATAATTCTATCAATAGCGTTCCAAAAAACATGACttaaagtacaaaaaaagagaagggagtgGTCAGACCCCCCAGTATTACCAAATAAAAAACTGTATAATCTCCCACCCCCCACCCGCTGCCCCATTATTTTCGGTATTTAAGAAAAAGCCAATCAACTGCCATTTAAAAGAAGTTAAGAAAAACAAGCCCCTGTATTGGAAAGAAACATTCGCAGTTTATTAGATCACAAGCTGGTTACACCTGTCAAATTGGTAAgtgttttctcaaaatatttggGCTTTCCAAGGTGCCCAGCCTGCTGGGCACGGtcagaaaaaggcattttgatAATAGCTAAGAACTCCCTGCTcgcattttaaaaatgttttcacattgATAACTGCCTTAAGCCTGTCGTCCTCGTTTGTATTCCGTGAAAGGATGAGTGGAACAGAAGGTGAAGGTGGAAGAACCAAGCCTACACAGTTAAGGCTGCATGCATGTGACTGAGAGTTGTTGCTGTGCAGtcaaaaagaaatgtggaaaaaaccCAGTCTTTAAAACAccctacagaaacaaaacactgcaatCCAATATGGCTTATTCTGATGCATTTACCATGAAGCTACTAGTAATTACTCCTACTAGGCTACTTTTGTGCAACAGCATCTGCTATTTTGATGGCATCTCCCTCCCCCCACTACCCCCAAATACTCTACCAACTGCAGGTTTCTTCCTTGCATTATATATTGCTTTTATTGTCAATTTTCATTCCTGCTTTtcaaacttgcttttttttttaacacttaaaTGAGGATCTATTCCTTACTGCTTGacttaaactttaaaataagtaagtcccattgttttgttggtttttttttcaacctcACTATTACAAGGCGCTCTACAAAAGCTTGCAAAAAAGccaaattttcattaaatccCTTTGCTGAAGTTAACTACTcgacattttttttttctcctatgatTTAAAACTTTACAAAGAGTTATAAAAAAGGTAAATGGGATTTGGCACCTtcagaaaaaattaaaagtgtaACTTAGATCAAAAAAATGCAGAACCAAAATCATTgatatttacaaattaaaacaccAGTGAAGATTATGTCTTACTACGCTCtcaccttgttttcttttagagtACTTTCAGACTGTCTGTTTACCGagtatcttaaaaaaatcactgattaCAGATTGGAATGGATAGAGACAAATTAGTTTCCTCACAGTTCCTTCTCGGCGGCTAGTACTCTGGCAGCTTTTTCGCCCCTAGGAAATACGAGGTGCTGAGCGATCATTCGTGGTCGTCTTCTTCAGTTTGACGCCACGCCGAATGGCGTTCAGCATATCTTCACCTTGCGGCACATCCCCGGGGCTGAGGTCCCCGGGATCGAGCTCCAGCTGGCCGGCGGGCGCCAGGGCACCGACGCCATCCCGGTCGCTTTCTTCCCCCTCGCTCTCCGGAACCGCTTGCCTCTGCTCGTCGGCAGCGCTCAGTTTCTGGCTCGACGGCGGAGGGTTGACGGATGCTTGTCCGCTCCACGAGGATGAGGGCATGCTGGCGACGCCTTGCCCGCCATCTCCTGCCGCTGGAGACTCGAGGCTTTGCTCGGGGCATTCTTCGGTCCCGGCGAGGGcgcccggcagccccccggggaTATCGGGGACCGTCGGCGTTTTGACGGGAATCACCGGCGTCTTGATGGGAATCGGACCTGCCCCTATGGTACCGCGTCTGACCGAAGGCTTGGTGGAGGGCGTCCGTCGGATGGTGGCGACGCCGGGGGTGACTATGACCGGTCCGAGCGTGGTTGGCAGACCTGCAGTGGAAGCAGGACGCTTGGTCTGAAACATTCTGCGATACGACTGACTAATGTCGCTGTTTCTTGGGATGGTGGAAGATTTGTCAAACTCTTGTTGTTCTGCCTCCTGGTCACCACTCACAGAGAAATAATCATAATCTGAAACTGATGCCAAACGACACAGTTAGGAACAAACTGGAGAAGACGGCTGAGTCACGTCATTAAGGCTAAAGCACGTGAATGCACATACAACCGAAAAGGCCTGGAGGTCAGTAGCAGTTAGGAGAGGTTTCACCTCTAGGCGGAATGAAGTCTGAAGCGTGGTGACCAAGATTGTCGTGCTGTGTGGCTGAGGCCAGGCACTACAGCAGACCAACCCTACACCTGCAGCGTGCTCACGTCTCTCAGGAAAGGGAATGAGCATGGTACACATTCAGTGCCTTCTCTAAAAAGAACTAATTAAGTAACGAAGACTCAGTGTTTGTTGCCAACATTAAGATACTAAAACTGGCATCCTACAAGTCGTATGTTACCACTTGTAGATACAAATGCTTCAAACAGCCAGTGACTAAAAACTGTACTTTATAACAGGCAATGTGGGGCTCAGGGGACGGTGTACCAGTGATTTCAGCAGCAAATTTGATTATTTTGCcaacaaaataaatcccaaCTGTCAGCTCTGAAAACTCAGCCTAAGCTTCAATAATTGCATCAGGCTCCTTCCTTTCCAAGTAAATGCTGAGCCAAGCTAGGCCTTCTGCAAGCCCTGCTGCCTCTTGTGattgcacagcacagctgatcTCAGCTGAGCAAACAATGTCCTTGCTGCACTGTCAGCACCAAACTCAGCCCCTCTCAGCTTCCTGCGGGGTCTGAAATGGCACAAAACCCAATACCTTGGTGCAACTTCCCAGGTATGCCCAAGTTAAGGTCTCCAACGAATTCTTTTTCCAGCTACAACAATTTCTGTTTGTGTAGGAAATAAAAGgtcaaaaaaggaaacagaacagaatcAGAGCACAGATGGAACGAGAAAGCAAAGCTCATGAGAGTGCAATTTTGCTAAGACAATAGCTCGGAAAGGATACTACCACCAGAAGAAGAGTATGATGCAATACTAGCATCATTTTACTTAACTTATTAAATTTAGTTCCAGCACCTTCTTTAAAACTGGATCTTGGTAGCATACTTAAGCTAAAAATCATTCTAGTAATGAACAAGAAAACATGAGTGCACACAGTGCAGAAATCCAGGTTTCTATTTAATTTAATCCAGGCTGCATTCCAGGCTGGACAAAACTTCACAACAGcagtcacagaatggctgaggttgggaggcacctctggagatcatcaagtccaacctcCCCACTCAGGCAGGGTCCCCTGGCAAACATTACCCAGGACCGCATCCAGACGTGTCTGGTAAGTATCTCCGGGGAAGGAGACTCCTCAAactctccgggcaacctgttccagtgctctgtcaccctcatggtaaagaagtttttcctcatgttcagacagaacctcctgtgctgcagtgtGTGCCTGCTGCCTCTAACCCTACTGCTGGGCACCAGTGAGAAGAGTCTGGCCCCATACTTTTGACACCCTTCGCATTTTATACACACTGATCAGAttgcccctgagccttctcttctccaggctgaccaggcccagctccctcaTCCTCTCCCCACATGAGGAATGTTCACCCCTTTGCTGACTACCAAGCCAGTGATGGCTGCTGGAATACAGCTCCTTGGTGCTGGGGTGTGAGTGCGTGATGGCCAGGCTGAAAAGGCTCGGAAAGAGAACAGCTCTCGGATAGCACATCGGTTCAGTACTGGGTACCTTGAGATGGGATCGTGTCCTCTGAACAGCACGGAGTTGTTGTCTGGGTGCTGTAACCACTGGAGCACTGCAAGGAATCACGGCTGCTCCTCTGGGTGTCAAGCTGCAGACCTCTTGTCAGAGCGAGCGCCAGCTCCTCGCAGGACTCCATCTCCTCACCCTGCTGGTTACGCACAGAAAGGAGACACGTTACTTGGTCAGTCTTCACCAGCTCTTAGCTGTCCCTTCTCCCAAGCAGAGCTTGTCACCAATATAATATATCCAACAGGATAGTGTCCAACCATTCACTAGGGCTTACAAACAGGTGCTTCTTCGGATGCCACTGCTCTACAAACATACACGCTCTACAAATAGCCCATTGTCTTATTCTCTCATGCCCATGCAACTTCCACTGACCGCATCACCACCACACCAGTCCCGCTTGTTGGACAAACACGTGCCAAGACAAAGCACGTCAGTGAATACTGGCAGGAGCTAGCACACCATTCATTTCCCCTGCACCAAATAGCACGTTCAAAATTAGAGCTTCACCCTCGTGGCAGTTGACACCGTCATGCTCCGAGGTCTCTGGGCCTCCTCGGGTGGCGCAGGCGGTCCGCTCTGCGCTCCTCCGTTCAGATCTGGCTCGCGTTTTTCCTTGCGGCGCTGCAAAGTGTTCACCATCGGCTGATCGTACGGGCCTGGCTTGGCCCAGTCCTAAGGAAACGTGCTCGTTAGTGACAGCTTTCTTTAGTGATTGTACTTTAATCACAAGTATAACTGTGCAAAAGGACAATTTTAATGTGACAGATTATACATCAAACTTGACGTGCCTTTCTGAGTAAGGccataaattaattattttgaggGTATTAAAAATCTTCACTCATAAAACCCATCTCCTTTATTAAAGGGAATCTAATCTTCCTATTCTACCTACGAATTATGGAAGAATTATATTCTTCATAGAATATTCTTCTATGAagatatttaacattttgacGTTATAGTTTCCTCTAAATAAGATTCCACGGTGTTAAAGcctatattttcagaaattcagatgCAAAAGTCACTGGCACACAACATAAACATATGGTATAAAATATACAGATGTCCAATCAGCAATGCTAGCTGTACACAAGTTCTAATATTGTGTGTTCTTACACAGGATTATAGTTCTGAAAAATTAGgcttaaacagatttttattttattttttacacatCAGACATTACTCTGGGTAATCTCTTGGTTTACTTACTAGCTGAATTTCAGTTCAGAGTAACAATCTGTCCTGACGGATGGCTAACTTCACTCTGAGTTACTGGTGCTATATTTGAAATAGGAATTCCTCAGGCCACGAGGACTATCCTCACTCAGGGCTCTATTAAGCAAAGTCCCGAGAGTGCCCAGAGACCACACGCTGTACCCGGCGAGCAGGACTCAGCAGTGACCTGTGCTGGGACGCAGCATCACTGCtaagcagcagc
Protein-coding sequences here:
- the MTSS1 gene encoding protein MTSS 1 isoform X21 produces the protein MEAVIEKECSALGGLFQTIISDMKGSYPVWEDFINKAGKLQSQLRTTVVAAAAFLDAFQKVADMATNTRGGTREIGSALTRMCMRHRSIESKLRQFSSALIDCLINPLQEQMEEWKKVANQLDKDHAKEYKKARQEIKKKSSDTLKLQKKAKKGRGDIQPQLDSALQDVNDKYLLLEETEKQAVRKALIEERGRFCTFISMLRPVIEEEISMLGEITHLQTISDDLKSLTMDPHKLPSSSEQVILDLKGSDYSWSYQTPPSSPSTTMSRKSSVCSSNLPQQAPMRLSSVSSHDSGFMSQDAFQSKSPSPMPPEAPNQDWAKPGPYDQPMVNTLQRRKEKREPDLNGGAQSGPPAPPEEAQRPRSMTVSTATRGEEMESCEELALALTRGLQLDTQRSSRDSLQCSSGYSTQTTTPCCSEDTIPSQVSDYDYFSVSGDQEAEQQEFDKSSTIPRNSDISQSYRRMFQTKRPASTAGLPTTLGPVIVTPGVATIRRTPSTKPSVRRGTIGAGPIPIKTPVIPVKTPTVPDIPGGLPGALAGTEECPEQSLESPAAGDGGQGVASMPSSSWSGQASVNPPPSSQKLSAADEQRQAVPESEGEESDRDGVGALAPAGQLELDPGDLSPGDVPQGEDMLNAIRRGVKLKKTTTNDRSAPRIS
- the MTSS1 gene encoding protein MTSS 1 isoform X20; translation: MEAVIEKECSALGGLFQTIISDMKGSYPVWEDFINKAGKLQSQLRTTVVAAAAFLDAFQKVADMATNTRGGTREIGSALTRMCMRHRSIESKLRQFSSALIDCLINPLQEQMEEWKKVANQLDKDHAKEYKKARQEIKKKSSDTLKLQKKAKKGRGDIQPQLDSALQDVNDKYLLLEETEKQAVRKALIEERGRFCTFISMLRPVIEEEISMLGEITHLQTISDDLKSLTMDPHKLPSSSEQVILDLKGSDYSWSYQTPPSSPSTTMSRKSSVCSSNLPQQAPMRLSSVSSHDSGFMSQDAFQSKSPSPMPPEAPNQDWAKPGPYDQPMVNTLQRRKEKREPDLNGGAQSGPPAPPEEAQRPRSMTVSTATRQGEEMESCEELALALTRGLQLDTQRSSRDSLQCSSGYSTQTTTPCCSEDTIPSQVSDYDYFSVSGDQEAEQQEFDKSSTIPRNSDISQSYRRMFQTKRPASTAGLPTTLGPVIVTPGVATIRRTPSTKPSVRRGTIGAGPIPIKTPVIPVKTPTVPDIPGGLPGALAGTEECPEQSLESPAAGDGGQGVASMPSSSWSGQASVNPPPSSQKLSAADEQRQAVPESEGEESDRDGVGALAPAGQLELDPGDLSPGDVPQGEDMLNAIRRGVKLKKTTTNDRSAPRIS